One stretch of Solenopsis invicta isolate M01_SB chromosome 16, UNIL_Sinv_3.0, whole genome shotgun sequence DNA includes these proteins:
- the LOC120359765 gene encoding uncharacterized protein LOC120359765: MAGYTVAEYYDMMMVLGECQGLHYVASRRYEELYPDRPRHPSGSVILATAQRFHETGSVLPQKKDCGRNRNARNLQNVETVLRNVEQQPETSIRVIARKHGLSYSTVQRILKDEKLHAYHYTSVQDLREKDYPRRRAFCENFLRRVEDDPEFPSRVIFSDESLFTRDGIINCHNMHAWNDENPHVTRLRNFQVRWKFNVWAGIFGTTILGPVILPDILNGVSYVEFLSENLPDFLEDVPLADRNKIIFQQDGAGPHNARVVTNFLNEQFPDRWMGRYGPIRWPARSPDLNPLDFFL, translated from the coding sequence ATGGCAGGATACACCGTCGCAGAATACTACGACATGATGATGGTCCTTGGAGAATGTCAGGGGCTACATTACGTGGCTTCAAGAAGATATGAAGAATTATATCCGGATAGGCCAAGACATCCCTCGGGCAGCGTTATACTTGCAACAGCTCAACGGTTTCACGAAACCGGTAGCGTGTTACCACAGAAGAAAGATTGTGGCAGAAATCGCAATgcaagaaatttgcaaaatgtgGAGACAGTTCTTCGTAATGTCGAACAGCAACCTGAAACTAGTATTCGGGTTATTGCTCGCAAACACGGATTGTCTTACTCTACAGTTCAGCGAATATTAAAAGACGAAAAACTTCACGCTTATCACTATACTAGCGTGCAAGATTTGCGAGAGAAAGACTATCCTCGAAGAAGGGCATTTTGCGAAAATTTCCTGAGGAGAGTAGAGGATGATCCGGAATTTCCTTCTCGAGTGATATTCAGCGATGAGTCGCTGTTCACTCGAGATGGAATTATCAATTGTCACAACATGCACGCATGGAATGACGAAAATCCTCACGTTACTCGACTCAGGAATTTTCAAGTTAGATGGAAATTTAATGTTTGGGCCGGAATCTTCGGCACCACGATATTGGGTCCGGTAATTCTTCCGGACATCTTAAATGGCGTATCGTACGTCGAATTTTTATCGGAAAATCTTCCCGATTTTTTGGAAGATGTGCCATTAGCAgacagaaacaaaataatattccagcAAGATGGTGCCGGACCACATAATGCCCGAGTggtcacaaattttttaaacgaacaATTTCCTGACAGATGGATGGGCCGTTATGGACCAATACGCTGGCCCGCTAGATCTCCGGATCTTAATCcattagatttctttttatga